A region of the Nocardia nova SH22a genome:
CGTCCCGGGCCGCGTTCTGGCCGTTCGCGGTCTTCTCGCCGGAATGGCAGGCACTGCGGTACGCGGCCGAAAAGCAGGTGCCCGTGCACTTCTGCGATCTGCCCGCCGCCAGCACCCTCGCCCGCGAGGACGATTCGCCCGGCGACCGCGGCGATCCCCTGGCCTCGCTGGCCGCCGCCGGTGGATACGACGATCCGGAACGCTGGTGGGACGCCGTCGTCGAATCCACCGCCGATCCGGAAGGCGACGGCAGCGAGATCTTCGACGCCATCACCGAGGCGATGACGGAACTTCGTGCCGCGGAGAGCGATTCGGTGGACGCGCACACATTGCGCCGCGAGGCGTACATGCGGCAGACCATGCGCAAGGCCGTCAAGGGCGGCGCCCGCAGGCTCGCGGTGGTGTGCGGCGCGTTCCACGCACCCGCGCTGGCGGGCGGCCTCGGCCCGGCCGCACCGGACGCCCGGCTCCTCAAGGGCCTGCCCAAGGTGAAGACCACCCTCACCTGGGTGCCGTGGACACATTCCCGGCTGGCCGGAGCATCGGGTTACGGCGCGGGCATCGGCTCGCCGGGCTGGTACCACCACCTGTTCACCCAGCCGCGGGATCCGGTCGCGCGCTGGCTGACCCGGGTCGCCGGAGCATTGCGCGCCCGCGATCTGCCGGTGTCCAGTGCGCACATCATCGAATCCGTGCGGCTGGCCGACACCCTCGCCGCGCTGCGCGGTCGGCCCGGGCCGGGACTGTCCGAGGTCACCGATGCCACCCGGGCCGTGTTGTGCGACGGCGACGAGGCCGTGCTGCGCTACATCAGCGACGAACTGGTCGTGGGCGAGGCGCTGGGATCGGTACCCGACGACATGCCCATGGTCCCGCTCGACGCCGATCTGCGAGCCCGGGCACGGACCCTGCGCCTGCCGCAGCAGGCGGCGGTCAGGCAGCTGGATCTGGATCTGCGCACGGAGCGGGACGTGGCTCGTTCTCATCTGCTGCACCGGCTGCGGCTGCTCGGAATCGACTGGGGGAAACCGGTTTCCGGTGATGTGCGCAATACCGGCACCTTCCGGGAGTCCTGGTCGCTGCGCTGGGAGCCCACCCTGCCGGTCGCGGTGATCGAGGCTTCACGCTGGGGTACCACCGTCCGCGGTGCGGCCGAGGCGAAGATCCTCGACCGGGTGCGGTCCGCGGACGCCTCGGTCGGCGATATCGGCGCGGCACTGGAGACGGCACTGCTGGCCGATCTGGGCGGGGCGGTCGACGGACTCGTCGCCCGGCTCGAGGAGGCCGCCGCCCTCGATCACGATGTCACCCATCTGCTCGCCGCACTGCCGGGCCTGATCCGCACCCTGCGCTACGGCGATGTGCGCAGTACCGATGTCGACGCACTGGGCCGGGTGGCCGACGGGCTGCTGATCCGCATCTGCGCCGGGCTGCCAGGCGCCGTCACCGGAGTCGACACCGACGCCGCGACCCGGCTGCGCGGCCTGATCGACAGCACGCACGTCGCGATCGCCACCCGCGACGATCCGCACGCCACCGAGATGTGGACGACGGCCCTGCACCGGCTCGCCGACCGGGACGATGTGCACGGCGCGCTGGCCGGCCGCGCGGTGCGGCTGCTGTGCGATGCGGGAATCATCGCCGACGAGGAGTCCGCGCGGCGGTTGTCGGCGGCGCTGTCGATCGGCCACGATCCGGCGGACAAGGCCGCCTGGATCGACGGCTTCCTCGGCGGGCGCGGGCTGCTGCTGGTCCACGATCGAGACCTGCTGCGGCGCATCGACTCCTGGCTGCGCGGGCTCGACGAGGACCGGTTCGTCGCCACCCTGCCGCTGCTGCGCCGAACCTTCGGCGCCTTCGAGGCCGGTGAACGCCAGGCCATCGGCCGGGCGGTCCGCGAGGGCACACCGGTCCACGTCGGCCCCCGCGTCCACACCGGTGTGGACGCCGAGCGCGGCCTGCTCGCCCTGCGCGCGGCCACCGAAATACTGGCGGCCACACGATGATCCGGTCATCGAACAGCCGCCGACCGGCGAACACACGACCGGCCCTCGGTGCGACCGGGAGTGCCGCAGAACACAAGAGGCACCGTGAGCGACGATCGCGTCGCGGCTCGCGATGCCGACCGGGTGCGGGTGGCCCGCATGAATACAGGAGCAGGCGATGACGACATCGGACGACGAGCAGGCCCGGCGCTGGCGGCTGGTACTCGGCGCACCCGCCGAATCCGGTGTGGGCGGGCTGTCTTCGGCCACCGACACCGCGATGGATCACGCGCTGTCGGCGCTCTACAACGACGACGAGCAGACCCCCTCCGCGAAACGTGCGGCGGGCCTGAGCGGCTCCGCGCCGAAAGTGGCGCGGTGGCTGGGCGATATCCGCACGTACTTCCCGTCGACCGTGGTGGAGGTGATGCAGCGCGATGCCGTCGATCGGCTGCAACTGGCCCAGCTGCTGCTCGAACCGGAACTGCTCGAGGCCGTCGAGCCCGATGTCCAGCTCGTCGGCACCCTGCTCACCCTGAACCGGGTGATGCCCGAAACCACCCGCGCCACAGCACGAGTCGTGATCGAGAAGGTGGTCGGCGATATCGAACGGCGGCTGGCCGCGCGCACCGTCGCCGCGGTGTCCGGTGCGATCGATCGCGCCGCCCGGGTGACCCGGCCGCGCCTGCGCGATATCGACTGGGATCGCACCATCCGCCGCAATCTCGCCCACTACCTGCCCGAACATCGCACCGTGGTTCCCGAGCGGCTGGTGGGCTACGGACGCCGGGCACAGGCGGTACACCGCGAGGTGGTGCTGGCGGTCGACCAATCCGGTTCCATGGCCGCCAGCGTGGTCTACGCCTCGGTGTTCGGCGCGGTGCTGGCATCGATCCGGTCGCTGCGGACCTCGCTGGTGGTATTCGACACCGCCGTGGTGGATCTCACGGAGCACCTGTCGGATCCGGTGGATGTGCTCTTCGGCACACAACTCGGCGGCGGGACCGATATCAACCGGGCCGTCGCCTACTGCGCGCAGTTGCTCACCCGGCCCGCGGATTCGCTGTTCATCCTGATCTCCGACCTGTACGAAGGCGGTGTCCGCGACGAGATGGTGCGCCGGATCGCCGCGATGAAGGAGGCGGGCGTCCAGGTCCTGGTGCTGCTGGCCCTGTCCGACGAGGGCGCCCCGGCCTACGACCACGACAATGCCGCGTCCCTGTCGGCCCTCGGCGTTCCCGCCTTCGCCTGCACTCCGGACCGCTTTCCGGATCTGCTGTCGATCGCACTCGACCGTGGCGATGTGCACGGCTGGGCTCGGGCCCGGGCGAACCGGCGCTGAACGAACCCGGCGAAAGGGGTTGCCATTCCACGACTCTCACGTTCATCGGCACCACGGCGCGCTCACCTGCGGTTCCGTCCGCCGACACCGGAACCGGCCGGAGGAGACCGGGCCCACATCGGCGGGCCGCGCGGCGGCGCGGAATCCGACGCGATAACTTGGACGGGTGTTGAAGAATTCCGTGGCCACGACGGCAGGAGCATGGCGGGTATCCGACGACACCACGGTGTCATTTCGTGAGGCAGCGGTGGCCTGGGCATTGGCCGCACATGCCGAACTGGCCGAAACCGCGACCGGGTACGGGCATTTCATCACAGTGAACGAGTTGGCGGAGCGGGTCCAGGACGTGTCCGGTATCCACACCGAGGCGCCCACCCGGACGTGGATGGCCGCGATTCTGCGCAAGGTCGCACGGCGTTGCCACGGCGCCGGTGAACCGCCGCTGACCGCACTGTGTGTCCGCCAGAACCACACCGTCGGTGACGACTACAAATACGTGCTCGAACTCGCGGGGCTGCCGATTCCGGAGGATCTGGAACTGCACGCCGCCTACGCCCGCTGGCAGTGCTATCAGCACTACGGCGCCGAGATGCCAGCCGAGATCGGGGTTCCCCCGCTGACCCCGAAGGTCGACGCCCGCCGACGCGGCCGCGGCACCACGAAAACCGCTGCCGCACCGGAGGAGAAGTCCGCCGAACCGCGTCCGGCCGTGTGCTCGCAGTGCTTCATCCAGCTGCCCGCGGGCGGCGTGTGCCAGTACTGCGTCTGAGAATCCGCGGTGTGGCGGTGGCGTGAGCGCCACCGCCACACCGGATCACAGATCGGCGATGGCCGCCAGCGGTGGTGTGCGCGCGGCACGGACGGCAGGCCACAGTGCCGCCAGCACACCGACCACCGCGGAACCGATCAGCATGCCCACGATCTGTCCCCAGGGCACGGTGATCGTGCTCAAGCCCAGATCCGACAACGTCCGCAGGAATCCGACACCGAGGCCGAGGCCGAGCACCACCCCGACCACGGCGCCGAACACCGCGATCAGCACGGATTCCAGATAGATGGTGCGGCGCACCTGCGGCCGTTGCATTCCGACCGCGCGCAACATCCCGATCTCGCGTCGTCGCTCGACCACCGACAGGGCGAGCGTATTGACGATGCCCAGAATCGCGATCACCACCGCGAGCGCCAGCAATCCGTACAGGATCGCGAGCATGGTGTTGATCTGGCGGCCCTGCGCACCCTTGAACTCGTCGCGGTCCTGCACCTGAACCACCACATAGGAGGCCGTCGCCTTCTCCAGCTCACCGCGCATGGCGGTGATGTCGGCTCCCGCATCGGCCTTGACCAGCGCGATCAGATCGGTCCGGAAGGCCACCGGCATCACCTGGTTGTACAGATCCGGCGCCACCACCAGCGAGCCCAGCAGCTGGTTGTCGGCATACACGCCCGCCACCGCCACCGTGAACTTCTTGTTGTCCACACTGGAGACCTCGACCCGATCACCCGCATGCCAATTGCGTTCGCGCGCTTCGGTTTCCGAGACGAGGACGGAGTCGCCGCTCAGCGCGTCGGTCCCCTGCTTCATGGTGAAGTGCAGCACGCTGCCCATGGGCGCGTCCGGTGACGATCCGGTCACCTGATCCTCGCCGACCCGCAGCGCGACACCGCGGAAGGCGACCACATTCGCGACATCGGGCACCTGCCGGGCCGCCTCGGCCGCGCCCGGCGGTACCCCGATCATCGGCGGCCCGGCCAGGATGTAATCCGCGTTCACGCCTTTGTCCACCAGATCGCCGACACTGGCCTTCGCCGACGCGCCGAGCATGCCGATCGCCGAGACCAGCATCAGTCCCAGGGTGAGCGCGAAGGCCGTGGCCGCCGTGCGCCGCGGATTGCGGACCGCGTTGTTGCGGGCCATCGCACCTACCGGGCCGAACGGCCGCACCAGCAGCGCGAGTGCGCTCACCACCGGCCGTGACAGTGCCGGTGAGGCGAACAGGACGGCGAAGATCAGTGCGGCCGCGCCGATTCCGACCGTGGCCGCCGCACCACCACCGGTGTTGCGGGCGCCCAGAACCACCACGACCACGCCGATCACCGCCAGCACGGCGCCGACGACGGTCCGTACCCGCAGCGATTCCCCGGTCGAGGCGAACTCCTCGCGCATCGCCTCCACGGGTGGAATCTTGGCCGCCCGGCGGGCGGGGGCGTAGGCGCTGGCCACCGTCACCACCAGCCCGATGGCGATCGCCGCGAGCACGGTGCGCGGCAGCACCTGCATGGTTCCGGTGGGCAGTCCCAGATCGAAGGCGTTCAGCAGGGCCGACAGTCCGAATGCCAGGCCGATCCCACCGGCCAGTCCGAGCAGACTGCCGATGAGCCCGATCACGAACGCCTCCGACACCACCGACAACCCGACCTGCCGTCGCCCGGCGCCCACCGCGCGCAACAGAGCGAGCTCCCGCAGCCGTTGCGCCACGATCATCGAGAACGTGTTGTAGATGATGAACGTGCCGACCAGCAGCGCGATCGCACCGAAGGCCAGCAGGAAGTAGTTGACGAACTTCAGCGCGTTGCCGACCTGCTCCTTCAGATCGGCGCGCACCTGATCGCCGTCGTGCACCTCGTAGTCCGGCACCGTTCGCGCGATCCGGTCGCGCAGCGTATCGGCCGAAACGCCCGGCGCCGCGGCCACATCCACGTAGGCGACGTGCTCACCGTCGGTGAACAGATCCCGGGCCTGCCCGTCGGCCAGCAGCAGACCGACGAATCCGCCGGAATCGCCGGAGAGGTCGTAGATACCGCTGACGGTCATATCGATGGTGCCGCGCGCGGGCACGAGCACCGTGGCCTTGTCGCCCACATGCAGGCCCGCCCGCTCGGCGCCGCCGGAATTGATCGCGACCTGCCCCGGGGTCACCGGAGCCACGCCGTCGACGAAACGCTCCGGCTCGGCGACCGCGCGATCCGGCG
Encoded here:
- a CDS encoding DUF5682 family protein, which translates into the protein MSESALDEPRTRVFGIRHHGPGSARSLNWALRRFEPDAILIEGPADADPLTGFVAADGMAPPVALLAYTPNDPSRAAFWPFAVFSPEWQALRYAAEKQVPVHFCDLPAASTLAREDDSPGDRGDPLASLAAAGGYDDPERWWDAVVESTADPEGDGSEIFDAITEAMTELRAAESDSVDAHTLRREAYMRQTMRKAVKGGARRLAVVCGAFHAPALAGGLGPAAPDARLLKGLPKVKTTLTWVPWTHSRLAGASGYGAGIGSPGWYHHLFTQPRDPVARWLTRVAGALRARDLPVSSAHIIESVRLADTLAALRGRPGPGLSEVTDATRAVLCDGDEAVLRYISDELVVGEALGSVPDDMPMVPLDADLRARARTLRLPQQAAVRQLDLDLRTERDVARSHLLHRLRLLGIDWGKPVSGDVRNTGTFRESWSLRWEPTLPVAVIEASRWGTTVRGAAEAKILDRVRSADASVGDIGAALETALLADLGGAVDGLVARLEEAAALDHDVTHLLAALPGLIRTLRYGDVRSTDVDALGRVADGLLIRICAGLPGAVTGVDTDAATRLRGLIDSTHVAIATRDDPHATEMWTTALHRLADRDDVHGALAGRAVRLLCDAGIIADEESARRLSAALSIGHDPADKAAWIDGFLGGRGLLLVHDRDLLRRIDSWLRGLDEDRFVATLPLLRRTFGAFEAGERQAIGRAVREGTPVHVGPRVHTGVDAERGLLALRAATEILAATR
- a CDS encoding VWA domain-containing protein, which codes for MTTSDDEQARRWRLVLGAPAESGVGGLSSATDTAMDHALSALYNDDEQTPSAKRAAGLSGSAPKVARWLGDIRTYFPSTVVEVMQRDAVDRLQLAQLLLEPELLEAVEPDVQLVGTLLTLNRVMPETTRATARVVIEKVVGDIERRLAARTVAAVSGAIDRAARVTRPRLRDIDWDRTIRRNLAHYLPEHRTVVPERLVGYGRRAQAVHREVVLAVDQSGSMAASVVYASVFGAVLASIRSLRTSLVVFDTAVVDLTEHLSDPVDVLFGTQLGGGTDINRAVAYCAQLLTRPADSLFILISDLYEGGVRDEMVRRIAAMKEAGVQVLVLLALSDEGAPAYDHDNAASLSALGVPAFACTPDRFPDLLSIALDRGDVHGWARARANRR
- a CDS encoding ABC transporter permease, with amino-acid sequence MRKVVLRNLAAHKVRLALTLLSVVLGTAFVAGSFVFTDTLQRTFDGIFADQAKGVDVRVEPKHAQSLGVPNDVVATVANVNGVRAVAPAVQGPVVLLKDGHAVQTGGAPSFGRSYLPPDRAVAEPERFVDGVAPVTPGQVAINSGGAERAGLHVGDKATVLVPARGTIDMTVSGIYDLSGDSGGFVGLLLADGQARDLFTDGEHVAYVDVAAAPGVSADTLRDRIARTVPDYEVHDGDQVRADLKEQVGNALKFVNYFLLAFGAIALLVGTFIIYNTFSMIVAQRLRELALLRAVGAGRRQVGLSVVSEAFVIGLIGSLLGLAGGIGLAFGLSALLNAFDLGLPTGTMQVLPRTVLAAIAIGLVVTVASAYAPARRAAKIPPVEAMREEFASTGESLRVRTVVGAVLAVIGVVVVVLGARNTGGGAAATVGIGAAALIFAVLFASPALSRPVVSALALLVRPFGPVGAMARNNAVRNPRRTAATAFALTLGLMLVSAIGMLGASAKASVGDLVDKGVNADYILAGPPMIGVPPGAAEAARQVPDVANVVAFRGVALRVGEDQVTGSSPDAPMGSVLHFTMKQGTDALSGDSVLVSETEARERNWHAGDRVEVSSVDNKKFTVAVAGVYADNQLLGSLVVAPDLYNQVMPVAFRTDLIALVKADAGADITAMRGELEKATASYVVVQVQDRDEFKGAQGRQINTMLAILYGLLALAVVIAILGIVNTLALSVVERRREIGMLRAVGMQRPQVRRTIYLESVLIAVFGAVVGVVLGLGLGVGFLRTLSDLGLSTITVPWGQIVGMLIGSAVVGVLAALWPAVRAARTPPLAAIADL